From Aedes albopictus strain Foshan chromosome 1, AalbF5, whole genome shotgun sequence, one genomic window encodes:
- the LOC109402626 gene encoding protein toll-like has protein sequence MNIVHRITVLVIISAIVLIAQSQDTTHPNKIRRQRFTCPEKSAASNCNCVDDSSETTFSCPNSNPTLEVTVLDHSRVYFKCYDDAVHDFRKLPNITIGNVSLLSVTDCMLDEGRPILETFGFLGVTNVRNLGYYNYKKAVQYNAGYFEGLEQLENLTLSRGVESLEKDTFSRFHNLKRLTIDHNSLDLLPGTFETLENLTYLGLDYNQINELKPGLFNGLRNLEALSLSFNKIKNLSAGSFNGLNSIRMLNLRVNYIESFDVETFAELTELSRLEITLNQFASLPSGLFSRNAKLKTLILTNNRKLATLPEELLANLQKLTIINLSHNGIRQLPQSLFRGSSGVTELNLGNNRLESLPEELLSDQQQLQVLKLDHNQLESIPEYFLERNVELQTLHLSHNQLKSLSEKVFSKLTNLKELHLENNRLLTIPQFVFSGTPKLEELYMQNNLLAWHKNSFKHEELSFAENDNTPFQVLTKLRILNLKNNSILTIFQDWYINNLELQTLDLSFNKISALSDTQLQFQSNITMNLSNNEISQIVFLYDLEMQPSQIINVDLNNNPLNCNCNTLKFVQLVQSKSKNGLQFTIDQLHCVEPSNLQDISIDHLQTKDLLCDFESAEDCPKKCQCAMRTLDYTVIVNCSGRGLTEVPELPTPSKLHESFNSLELHIENNLLIELPNLTRNREISQIYASNNSIRELLPQNIPPSLRFMDLSHNKLQMIDDQTLITLNLSTHLETLQLSQNQWLCDCPASNFLIFVQQNSRLISDMSAVLCHPSGRSLDSITVNDLCYKDYTTRIVISFMVAAFGLLVGLISVLFFRYQTEVKVWLFTHNLFLSLITEEELDKDKLYDAFISYSHLDEEFIVDELIPKLENEPMNFKTCWHVRDFMPGEMIMTQIIKSIEASRRTVIVLSKNFLESSWAKQEFRQAHVQSMEENRVRVIVVIYDDIGDIDNLDGDLKAYLKTKTYVKWGDPWFWQKLRYAMPHSLKVKGIKSAVSEIKLEQVKTMDAPTAV, from the exons ATGAACATCGTACATCGAATCACAGTCTTAGTCATTATCTCAGCAATAGTTCTGATAGCCCAGTCACAAGATACCACACACCCCAACAAAATCCGTCGGCAACGATTCACCTGTCCAGAGAAATCAGCAGCTTCCAACTGCAACTGTGTAGATGATTCATCGGAAACGACATTCTCCTGCCCGAACTCAAACCCAACACTGGAAGTGACCGTGCTGGACCACTCACGGGTCTATTTCAAATGCTATGACGATGCGGTGCACGATTTTCGTAAATTGCCGAATATAACGATAGGTAATGTTAGTTTGCTATCGGTGACGGATTGCATGTTGGATGAAGGCCGACCAATCTTGGAGACGTTTGGATTCCTGGGGGTGACGAACGTTAGGAATCTAGGGTACTATAATTACAAAAAAGCCGTCCAGTACAACGCAGGGTATTTTGAAGGACTTGAGCAGTTGGAAAATCTGACGCTCTCTAGAGGAGTAGAGAGCCTTGAAAAGGATACGTTTTCGAGGTTTCACAATCTGAAAAGGCTAACCATCGACCACAACAGTTTGGACTTGCTGCCAGGTACATTTGAAACCTTGGAGAACTTGACCTATCTCGGTCTAGACTACAATCAAATTAATGAACTCAAGCCGGGTTTGTTCAACGGCCTGAGGAACCTGGAAGCTCTTTCACTATCTTTCAACAAGATCAAGAACCTTTCGGCAGGTTCGTTCAATGGCTTGAATTCCATTCGAATGCTGAACCTACGAGTCAACTACATAGAATCATTCGATGTTGAAACATTCGCTGAACTGACGGAACTCTCCCGGTTGGAAATAACGCTTAATCAGTTCGCCAGTTTACCGAGTGGGTTATTTTCTCGGAATGCAAAGCTGAAGACCTTGATCCTAACAAACAATAGAAAATTAGCAACACTTCCCGAGGAGTTGCTAGCAAATCTACAGAAGTTAACCATCATTAATTTGAGTCATAATGGAATAAGGCAGCTTCCGCAATCGTTATTCCGTGGATCATCGGGAGTCACCGAGTTGAATCTAGGCAACAACCGACTGGAGAGCTTACCAGAGGAACTGCTGAGCGATCAACAACAACTGCAGGTTCTGAAACTCGATCACAACCAGTTGGAATCGATTCCCGAGTATTTCTTGGAAAGAAACGTTGAGTTGCAAACACTCCATCTGTCACACAACCAGCTGAAAAGCTTATCAGA GAAAGTGTTCAGCAAACTGACAAACTTGAAAGAACTTCACCTAGAGAACAACCGACTGCTGACCATTCCACAGTTCGTTTTTAGTGGTACGCCTAAACTGGAAGAGCTCTACATGCAGAACAATCTACTCGCCTGGCACAAGAACAGTTTTAAACACGAAGAACTAAGCTTTGCTGAAAACGACAACACACCATTCCAGGTCCTAACAAAGCTACGAATCCTGAATCTGAAGAACAATAGCATTTTGACGATCTTTCAAGATTGGTACATCAATAATCTTGAACTACAAACCCTGGACCTCAGCTTTAACAAAATATCAGCACTTAGCGACACGCAGCTGCAGTTTCAATCGAACATTACAATGAATCTTTCTAATAATGAAATATCCCAGATTGTTTTTTTGTATGATTTGGAAATGCAACCGAGTCAGATCATCAATGTCGACCTCAACAATAACCCTCTGAACTGTAACTGCAACACACTGAAATTTGTTCAGTTAGTTCAGTCTAAGTCGAAGAACGGACTTCAGTTCACCATCGATCAACTCCACTGTGTGGAACCTTCAAACCTTCAAGATATCTCCATTGATCACCTACAAACCAAAGACCTGTTGTGCGATTTTGAATCTGCAGAAGACTGCCCAAAAAAATGTCAATGTGCTATGCGAACCCTGGATTACACAGTTATTGTTAACTGCTCCGGGCGCGGACTGACCGAAGTCCCAGAATTACCAACGCCCTCAAAGCTTCATGAAAGTTTCAACAGCCTTGAGCTCCACATTGAAAACAATCTGCTAATCGAACTCCCAAATCTAACTAGGAATCGCGAAATATCCCAAATATATGCCAGTAACAACTCCATTCGAGAGCTTCTCCCACAGAACATACCACCCAGTCTTCGATTCATGGATCTCAGTCATAACAAACTACAAATGATCGACGATCAAACGCTGATAACGCTGAACTTGTCCACCCACCTCGAAACTCTTCAACTTTCTCAAAATCAATGGCTCTGCGATTGTCCGGCGTCCAATTTCCTCATCTTTGTCCAGCAAAACTCCCGCCTGATCTCCGACATGTCCGCAGTACTGTGCCACCCATCCGGTAGATCCCTCGACTCGATCACCGTGAACGACCTGTGCTACAAAGACTACACCACGCGAATCGTAATCAGCTTCATGGTAGCCGCTTTCGGACTACTAGTCGGACTGATATCCGTCCTGTTCTTCCGCTACCAGACGGAAGTCAAAGTGTGGCTATTCACGCATAATCTCTTCCTATCGCTCATAACCGAAGAGGAACTGGACAAGGACAAGCTGTACGACGCGTTCATCTCCTACTCACATCTAGACGAGGAGTTCATCGTCGACGAACTGATCCCCAAGCTGGAGAACGAGCCGATGAACTTCAAAACCTGTTGGCACGTGCGGGACTTCATGCCCGGCGAGATGATCATGACGCAGATCATCAAATCGATCGAGGCGTCCCGCCGGACGGTGATCGTGCTGtcgaagaacttcctggaatcGAGCTGGGCCAAGCAGGAGTTCCGCCAGGCGCACGTCCAGTCGATGGAGGAAAACCGAGTGCGGGTGATCGTAGTCATCTACGATGACATCGGAGACATCGACAATTTGGACGGGGATCTGAAGGCCTACCTCAAGACGAAAACTTACGTCAAGTGGGGCGATCCGTGGTTTTGGCAGAAGCTACGCTATGCAATGCCCCACTCTCTCAAGGTGAAAGGCATTAAGTCCGCCGTGTCGGAAATTAAGTTGGAACAGGTGAAGACCATGGACGCACCGACGGCTGTATAG